Proteins encoded within one genomic window of Rossellomorea vietnamensis:
- a CDS encoding FAD-dependent oxidoreductase, giving the protein MSTHQQNAFSNTPEPYWRETAKLPVFKKLDQNIKVDVTVVGGGIAGITTAYLLAKGGKKVALIEADHVLNGTTGHTTAKISAQHGLIYDELIQHFGEEFARKYYLSQTKAIQFIKDTIKNENIDCHFSEEDAYVYATTDQYAEQIEKEYEAYQKLDISGELTEDIPFDLDIKKAVMMKKQAQFHPLKYLKALIDSYTGLGGQIYEGTAAKTINEGDSTQVVTSDGYHLDSEYVVICSHFPFYDGMGFYFTKMHAERSYIIGVKAKKDYPGGMYISAEDPTRSLRYEVDENGEKLILIGGDKHKTGQGKDTMDHYRALEEFGEEVVGVEEIRYRWSAQDLITLDKVPYIGKLTEKHASIFVATGFNKWGMTSGTLAGQILSDQILGNHHIYADVYSPSRFVADPSIKHFFKENLNVAGELMKGKLQIPSKKPGDLEKGEGDVVNLNGRRCGGFRDENGKLHVVDTTCTHLGCETEWNHGDHTWDCPCHGSRFSIDGDVIEGPAKKPLTRIEVNARGTDL; this is encoded by the coding sequence ATGAGTACACATCAACAAAATGCATTCTCCAACACACCTGAACCTTACTGGAGAGAAACGGCTAAACTCCCCGTATTTAAAAAGCTGGATCAAAATATTAAAGTAGACGTGACTGTTGTCGGAGGCGGGATAGCAGGGATCACCACTGCTTACCTGTTGGCAAAAGGCGGGAAGAAGGTTGCCCTCATAGAGGCCGATCACGTATTGAATGGCACGACAGGCCATACTACAGCCAAAATTTCGGCACAGCACGGATTGATTTATGATGAACTCATCCAGCACTTCGGGGAAGAGTTCGCAAGGAAATATTATCTGTCCCAAACAAAGGCTATCCAGTTCATCAAGGACACGATTAAAAACGAAAACATAGACTGTCATTTTTCAGAAGAAGACGCCTATGTGTATGCAACGACCGACCAATATGCTGAGCAGATCGAAAAGGAATATGAAGCGTATCAGAAGTTGGATATATCAGGTGAGCTGACAGAAGACATCCCCTTCGACCTGGACATCAAAAAAGCGGTGATGATGAAAAAACAGGCTCAATTTCATCCATTGAAGTATTTAAAAGCCTTGATCGATTCTTATACGGGATTGGGCGGCCAAATCTATGAAGGAACGGCTGCCAAGACGATCAATGAAGGAGATAGCACGCAGGTTGTGACCTCTGATGGTTATCATCTCGATAGTGAATATGTGGTCATCTGCTCCCACTTCCCCTTTTATGACGGCATGGGTTTCTATTTTACGAAAATGCACGCAGAGCGCTCGTACATTATCGGGGTGAAAGCCAAGAAGGATTATCCGGGAGGCATGTATATCAGTGCAGAAGATCCCACTCGTTCCCTCCGCTATGAAGTGGATGAAAACGGTGAAAAACTCATCCTGATCGGCGGGGATAAACATAAGACGGGTCAAGGAAAAGATACGATGGACCACTACAGGGCTCTTGAGGAATTTGGGGAAGAGGTTGTCGGTGTAGAGGAAATACGGTATCGCTGGTCCGCACAGGACTTGATCACCCTTGATAAAGTGCCTTATATCGGAAAGCTGACAGAAAAGCACGCATCGATTTTTGTCGCAACTGGCTTTAATAAGTGGGGAATGACTTCCGGTACTCTGGCCGGTCAGATTCTCTCTGACCAGATCTTAGGAAATCATCACATTTATGCAGACGTCTACTCACCTTCGAGATTTGTGGCTGACCCAAGTATCAAGCATTTTTTCAAGGAGAATCTCAATGTAGCCGGCGAGCTCATGAAAGGAAAACTCCAAATTCCATCTAAAAAGCCCGGGGACCTTGAGAAAGGGGAAGGCGATGTCGTCAATTTGAACGGGCGCCGATGTGGAGGATTCCGGGATGAAAACGGAAAACTGCATGTCGTGGACACTACATGTACCCATCTCGGATGCGAAACCGAGTGGAATCACGGAGACCACACCTGGGACTGCCCTTGCCACGGCTCGCGCTTCTCCATTGACGGAGACGTCATCGAAGGCCCTGCAAAGAAACCCCTCACACGAATCGAAGTAAATGCAAGAGGGACGGACCTATAG
- a CDS encoding bifunctional 5,10-methylenetetrahydrofolate dehydrogenase/5,10-methenyltetrahydrofolate cyclohydrolase has translation MAVEPLVLDGKLVASEIKESLKSRVAALKEKGITPCLATVLVGDDPSSATYVKMKGNACAKIGMESRRIHLPKETTTEELLDVIGELNDDSSVHGILLQHPVPHHIDERAAFEAISIEKDVDGVTSLGFGQNSLGFGEYPSCTPAAIMSIIDYYGVSLEGKHAVVVGRSPILGKPVSMMLLNRNATVTTCHSYTENLPDLLATADIVVAAVGKPNFIQGEWVKEGAVILDAGYNKGNVGDIDYDACYEKASAITPVPGGVGPVTISMLLKQTVESAEKDARILQNS, from the coding sequence GAAACTTGTTGCATCTGAAATTAAGGAAAGCCTGAAATCAAGAGTAGCTGCACTAAAAGAGAAGGGAATCACTCCGTGTCTTGCAACGGTGCTCGTTGGAGATGATCCATCTTCTGCCACGTACGTCAAGATGAAGGGTAATGCCTGTGCCAAGATCGGAATGGAATCAAGACGCATCCACCTTCCTAAAGAAACGACAACAGAAGAACTGCTTGACGTGATCGGTGAGCTGAATGACGACTCTTCTGTACATGGGATTCTGTTACAGCACCCGGTACCTCATCATATCGACGAACGTGCCGCCTTTGAAGCAATTTCCATTGAAAAGGATGTGGACGGGGTCACGAGCCTCGGCTTCGGTCAAAATTCTTTGGGGTTCGGTGAATATCCATCGTGCACCCCGGCTGCCATCATGAGCATCATCGATTACTACGGAGTCTCTCTTGAAGGGAAACACGCCGTCGTCGTTGGAAGGAGTCCGATCCTGGGTAAACCTGTTTCCATGATGTTACTGAACCGGAACGCGACCGTGACGACATGTCATTCCTATACAGAAAATCTACCTGACCTACTGGCTACTGCCGATATTGTCGTGGCAGCTGTCGGCAAACCGAACTTCATTCAAGGGGAATGGGTAAAAGAAGGTGCTGTCATCCTTGATGCCGGCTACAACAAGGGGAACGTCGGAGACATCGATTATGATGCGTGCTATGAAAAGGCAAGTGCCATCACACCCGTTCCAGGCGGGGTCGGTCCTGTTACGATTTCCATGCTATTAAAACAAACCGTTGAATCTGCAGAGAAAGATGCCCGTATTCTGCAGAATTCATAA